The following are from one region of the Gammaproteobacteria bacterium genome:
- a CDS encoding glycosyltransferase family 2 protein produces MDTLRALKSQQTAPDRTWEVIVVDNNSSDHTRQVVTEFIKDWSALHYEFESQQGLSHARNRGIASAQGKVLLFTDDDVLPEPDWLETTLQGLEKYQAAACGGYIAPIWETQPPEWLTERFYGFLAIRTDRTDDYPITEASQAPFGANMAIRRAVFDRAGLFDTNRGRKGKVLASGEDGEMFERILAENLKAVFLGASRVHHKVEAFRLTKRYFRRWRFQTSRNIAQSSGVTGDRRLFGIPLYVFPQFLRAIVRMLWGYFTQPRDEAFNREIVVFHFLGMLHGLWKTRQQEKHDIV; encoded by the coding sequence ATGGATACGCTTCGTGCGCTAAAGTCGCAACAGACTGCGCCTGATCGCACGTGGGAGGTCATTGTCGTGGACAACAACTCCAGTGATCATACGCGGCAGGTAGTCACAGAATTCATTAAAGACTGGTCTGCCCTGCACTACGAGTTTGAAAGCCAGCAAGGACTCTCCCATGCACGCAACCGTGGCATTGCCAGTGCCCAAGGCAAAGTACTATTATTTACCGACGATGACGTACTGCCCGAACCGGACTGGCTTGAAACGACGCTGCAGGGGTTGGAAAAATATCAGGCCGCTGCGTGCGGGGGATACATCGCGCCAATCTGGGAAACGCAGCCACCTGAATGGCTGACTGAGCGGTTCTACGGTTTTCTGGCAATTCGCACTGACCGTACCGACGATTACCCGATCACCGAGGCAAGCCAGGCACCCTTCGGTGCCAATATGGCAATAAGGCGCGCAGTATTTGATCGTGCTGGCCTGTTCGATACAAATCGTGGCCGCAAGGGGAAGGTGCTTGCCAGCGGCGAAGATGGTGAGATGTTCGAACGCATTCTGGCAGAAAATCTGAAAGCGGTTTTCCTCGGGGCGTCACGAGTTCACCATAAGGTCGAAGCATTTCGCCTGACCAAGCGATATTTCCGGCGCTGGCGCTTTCAAACAAGCCGCAACATCGCGCAAAGCAGTGGAGTCACGGGCGACCGCCGGCTGTTTGGCATACCGCTGTATGTCTTTCCTCAATTCCTGCGCGCCATCGTGCGCATGCTTTGGGGCTACTTCACACAACCCCGAGACGAGGCCTTCAATCGCGAGATCGTGGTGTTTCATTTTCTCGGCATGCTCCACGGGCTGTGGAAAACACGCCAACAGGAAAAACATGATATCGTTTAG
- a CDS encoding glycosyltransferase family 2 protein: MSGRLSQSKVSFTVNVCNSDAPFLEPTLRHMMPALNFPFDERLVAYDPGKQEGKYTHRIQGAQGEIEQILQRLLDDNVIDRVDVIPWNEVEQTRILYKYFGSEQIDLKDFSGAPIYQYLYALDRCKGDYVLHTDSDMLFYRSVNGSWITDAIELFQRESRVIVTTPRGGPPQAKNWLEKLTGRSFEPTLKTQWRRADFTSTRYFLMDMAKFRACLPLIQAKPGEPLENSLTHTFKEKGFERWNLAAYTYWAIHPWRHDENYIRYLTDLIWAIENNVYPFRRTGYQWDMRTEGKLINEWLKVLRKHGRALD, translated from the coding sequence ATGTCCGGTAGGCTATCCCAGAGTAAAGTCAGCTTCACGGTGAATGTTTGCAATTCCGATGCTCCCTTCCTGGAGCCAACTCTACGGCATATGATGCCAGCGCTCAATTTTCCGTTTGACGAAAGATTGGTCGCCTATGACCCCGGCAAGCAGGAAGGCAAGTACACCCACCGTATTCAGGGCGCCCAAGGTGAAATTGAGCAAATCCTGCAGCGGCTGCTCGACGACAATGTTATCGATCGCGTGGACGTGATTCCCTGGAACGAAGTGGAGCAAACTCGAATCTTGTACAAGTACTTCGGGAGTGAGCAGATCGACCTCAAAGACTTTTCGGGCGCGCCAATCTACCAATATCTCTATGCGTTGGACCGCTGCAAAGGTGATTATGTGCTTCATACTGATTCCGACATGCTATTCTATCGCTCCGTCAACGGATCATGGATCACTGATGCGATTGAATTATTTCAGCGGGAGTCCCGTGTGATCGTCACAACCCCGCGGGGTGGGCCGCCCCAAGCAAAGAACTGGCTTGAGAAGTTAACTGGCCGTTCATTTGAACCTACATTGAAAACCCAGTGGAGACGGGCCGACTTTACTTCAACGCGGTACTTCCTGATGGACATGGCAAAGTTCCGCGCTTGCCTGCCACTGATACAGGCAAAACCAGGTGAGCCACTTGAAAATAGCCTGACCCATACATTCAAAGAGAAGGGTTTCGAACGTTGGAACCTCGCCGCTTATACGTACTGGGCAATCCATCCATGGCGGCACGACGAGAATTACATTCGATATCTGACCGACCTAATCTGGGCAATCGAGAACAATGTCTATCCGTTCCGTCGTACGGGGTATCAGTGGGATATGCGCACCGAGGGTAAATTGATTAATGAGTGGCTAAAAGTGCTCCGCAAGCACGGTCGTGCGCTCGACTAA
- a CDS encoding FkbM family methyltransferase encodes MIDIKLLRYLTAHPLNRRTRFRSILPIVCWSIATRLVPGCQFIVPFANNARLVVTPGRWGSEANALCGLHEFNDMGFLLHFLRSTDLFCDIGANIGAYTVLASAGIGARSLAFEPIESSYAELRKNVDVNQIAELVDARRMGVGKALGKLTLTSQKDTMNHVVMGTATGPNETVDVDTLDRALAGRMPALLKVDVEGWEHEVLQGAASTLRHPDLLAVIIELNQSGNRYGFSDEDIHQTLINHGFSSHWYKPFERQLIDLGGKYNASGNTLYVRNSEIIGERLRNAPPFRVRDFYI; translated from the coding sequence ATGATCGATATCAAGCTACTTCGCTACCTCACGGCCCACCCGCTAAACCGTCGAACCCGCTTCCGTTCGATACTCCCCATAGTGTGTTGGAGTATTGCAACGAGATTGGTGCCCGGATGCCAATTCATTGTTCCGTTCGCTAATAATGCGCGACTCGTAGTTACACCCGGTCGCTGGGGCAGCGAAGCGAATGCATTATGCGGCCTGCACGAATTTAACGACATGGGCTTCTTGTTGCACTTTCTCCGATCAACAGACCTATTTTGCGATATTGGCGCGAACATCGGCGCCTATACCGTTCTAGCATCGGCCGGCATCGGCGCAAGAAGCCTGGCCTTCGAACCAATTGAAAGTTCCTATGCCGAATTAAGGAAGAATGTCGATGTTAACCAAATCGCTGAACTCGTCGACGCCCGGCGTATGGGTGTCGGAAAGGCGCTAGGGAAACTGACGCTGACCTCCCAAAAAGACACCATGAATCACGTGGTCATGGGGACAGCCACCGGACCGAACGAAACTGTAGATGTTGATACACTGGACCGCGCACTGGCTGGACGCATGCCGGCGCTTTTGAAGGTGGATGTTGAAGGTTGGGAGCACGAGGTGTTGCAGGGTGCCGCGAGCACGCTGCGCCATCCTGACCTTCTCGCCGTTATTATCGAGTTAAACCAGAGCGGCAACCGTTACGGCTTCAGTGACGAGGACATTCACCAGACGCTGATTAATCACGGTTTCTCTAGCCACTGGTATAAGCCGTTTGAGCGACAGTTGATCGATTTGGGCGGGAAATACAATGCCAGTGGTAATACCCTTTACGTTCGTAATTCCGAAATCATCGGGGAACGATTGCGGAACGCGCCACCTTTCAGGGTTAGGGATTTCTATATTTGA
- a CDS encoding sulfatase-like hydrolase/transferase produces MNTHQGVASSVSCAEQSIGVPGVRELSNAMNPGSNLAVVICTYNRSHSLIETLASLYADGYAGPAPIDIVVVANNCSDDTLAQLSQFRSAHSQAYLRLSWLEEPKAGKSYALNTAIAHTHHDVLCFIDDDQVVEPGFFAHLVDGIERYPQDDIFCGRIWPAWDGSEPSWVHAKEPYAIPIRPFPEFDLGTKSIRLNAGDRSPSGGNITVRRRVFDVVGAFSIDLGPIGHNLAGGEDHDFLKRAALHGYTTRYLSHVRQLHAIDAERMSTPYILRKSYSRSRSNFLVHSQETLPRLYMFRKVLSYLGSAVFSRDHNRRFFYLVRLAASTGELSGAFELTWAAALNPLRAGFRRLIRNTAVAKPVSATNEQASIDTGKMAPGIAPLALALGMATASAIVSSPSQVLLEGTLSAALAAILFTLALLVKSIIGFSRTGPSLKQEIQEHYARYSLFAFARLAAWALLIGGLMAAAGVAVYSSLNRITGFEFTTTGAVIAAFGGIGAVTSLQFCRHLLYLPATIAASSHYRLSRLYPLWRRLSPGRLQIFQWTLALAAALVVIADLTDMLTQRHWVRLAAWGILAGAVAAVVWALSPGDETLPTGGGAATDPARPNIVMIGSDTLRADRVGNGEHHRELTPYLNALAACGTHFTHCYVPCARTAPSLISLLTGTWPHTHGVRDNFIGDDQLDLPVPALPALLAKAGYMTAAIGDWAAADMGKFKLGFEQRDLSEDQWNIKYLIRQGPKDLRLFLSLFTHNGFGKRFLPEIYYLGGIPLTREIGRDARAMISDLAAKEQPFFLNVFMATTHPPFGSEYPYYTLYSDPAYRGESKFVMARLTDPFEIIRRQGDSKKEFDLDQIIDLYDGCVKSFDDEVARIVAHIKTCGLEQNTVIVIYSDHGMEFFEHETWGQGNSVMGDHSAHVPLIIKDPRKPPGGTVSRITRSVDLAPTLLDLLGMEQPPEMDGVSLAPYMENRDIDLGLTAHNETGIWLTTPPGMPPDHLHYPDLPDLLEVPDKRNGTLAIKPEYQKIIVSAKDRMIRTERWKLTYQPMRNGEIYKLFDLLNDPGCYSNVLDLHPEVAEDLRQKLRAWMEVDLAIAIRAEGKSGTTG; encoded by the coding sequence TTGAATACTCATCAAGGAGTGGCCAGTAGTGTTTCGTGCGCCGAGCAATCCATTGGAGTCCCAGGAGTGCGCGAGCTTAGCAACGCCATGAACCCTGGTTCCAATCTCGCAGTTGTGATCTGCACTTACAACCGCAGTCACTCGCTCATCGAAACTTTGGCCTCACTTTATGCCGATGGCTACGCGGGGCCGGCACCGATCGATATAGTGGTTGTCGCAAACAATTGCAGCGATGACACGCTAGCCCAACTCTCGCAATTCCGTTCGGCACACTCACAAGCCTATTTAAGGCTGAGCTGGCTAGAAGAACCCAAAGCTGGGAAATCCTACGCGTTGAATACAGCTATCGCCCACACGCATCATGATGTGCTGTGCTTTATCGATGACGATCAAGTCGTCGAGCCAGGTTTTTTTGCGCATCTCGTGGATGGAATCGAGCGTTATCCACAAGACGATATTTTCTGCGGCCGCATTTGGCCGGCATGGGATGGCAGCGAACCATCGTGGGTACATGCCAAGGAACCCTACGCCATACCGATTCGGCCTTTCCCAGAGTTTGATCTGGGAACCAAATCTATTCGCCTCAACGCCGGAGATCGGTCTCCCAGCGGAGGGAATATCACAGTTCGACGCCGCGTATTCGATGTGGTTGGAGCATTTTCCATCGACCTTGGGCCTATAGGCCACAACTTGGCGGGTGGAGAAGACCATGACTTTCTGAAGAGAGCAGCTTTGCATGGATATACCACGCGCTATTTGTCTCACGTAAGGCAATTACATGCTATTGACGCAGAGCGAATGAGCACACCTTATATTCTTCGGAAGAGTTACTCCCGCTCGCGGTCAAATTTTCTGGTACATTCTCAAGAGACTCTGCCCAGGCTTTACATGTTCCGTAAAGTTTTAAGCTACCTGGGCAGTGCCGTTTTTTCACGAGATCACAATCGCCGCTTTTTTTATCTCGTCCGGCTGGCTGCTAGTACAGGGGAACTATCTGGGGCATTTGAATTGACGTGGGCAGCAGCGCTGAACCCGCTACGTGCCGGTTTTCGCCGTTTGATTCGCAACACGGCAGTGGCAAAACCTGTCTCTGCCACGAATGAACAGGCATCCATCGACACCGGCAAGATGGCGCCGGGAATCGCCCCCCTCGCACTGGCGCTTGGGATGGCGACAGCCTCCGCCATTGTGTCATCGCCATCGCAGGTATTATTGGAGGGCACGCTGTCCGCCGCCTTAGCCGCCATCCTGTTTACCCTTGCCCTTCTGGTGAAGTCGATCATCGGTTTTTCACGGACGGGACCCTCGCTGAAGCAAGAAATTCAGGAACACTACGCCCGTTATTCCCTGTTCGCTTTCGCGCGCCTTGCCGCTTGGGCGCTGCTGATAGGCGGACTGATGGCGGCGGCAGGCGTCGCCGTGTATTCATCCCTGAACCGAATTACGGGCTTCGAATTCACCACTACAGGCGCGGTGATTGCCGCTTTCGGCGGCATCGGTGCCGTCACGTCGCTGCAGTTCTGCCGCCATCTGCTCTATCTGCCCGCCACGATCGCCGCCTCGTCGCATTACCGGCTGAGCCGGTTGTATCCGCTGTGGCGTCGGCTCTCACCGGGACGATTGCAGATCTTCCAGTGGACTCTTGCCCTGGCTGCGGCACTTGTGGTCATTGCAGACCTGACCGATATGCTGACCCAAAGACATTGGGTTCGCCTGGCGGCCTGGGGAATACTCGCGGGCGCAGTGGCAGCCGTGGTCTGGGCGCTGTCACCCGGAGACGAAACCCTGCCAACCGGCGGCGGCGCTGCAACCGATCCCGCCCGGCCGAACATCGTCATGATCGGATCGGACACCCTGCGCGCCGATCGCGTCGGCAACGGCGAGCATCACCGCGAGCTAACCCCTTACCTGAACGCGCTCGCTGCGTGCGGCACGCATTTTACCCACTGTTACGTACCATGCGCGCGCACCGCACCCAGCCTGATCTCACTGCTGACCGGCACATGGCCGCACACCCACGGCGTGCGCGACAACTTCATTGGTGACGATCAGCTCGACCTCCCCGTGCCCGCCCTCCCCGCTCTGCTTGCGAAGGCCGGTTACATGACGGCGGCCATTGGTGATTGGGCGGCCGCCGACATGGGCAAGTTCAAACTCGGTTTCGAACAGCGCGACCTGTCCGAGGATCAGTGGAATATCAAATACCTCATCCGCCAGGGACCGAAGGACCTGCGGCTGTTTCTTTCCCTGTTCACCCACAACGGTTTCGGCAAGCGCTTTCTGCCGGAGATATATTACCTTGGCGGCATCCCGCTAACACGCGAAATCGGCCGTGATGCGCGGGCGATGATCAGCGATTTGGCCGCCAAAGAGCAGCCGTTTTTCCTGAATGTCTTCATGGCAACCACTCACCCGCCCTTTGGATCGGAATACCCTTATTACACGCTGTACTCCGACCCTGCTTATCGGGGCGAGTCAAAATTCGTGATGGCGCGTCTGACGGATCCATTTGAGATCATCCGCCGTCAGGGCGATAGCAAAAAGGAGTTCGACCTTGATCAGATTATTGACCTCTACGATGGCTGCGTAAAGAGTTTCGATGATGAAGTGGCCAGGATCGTTGCACACATTAAGACCTGCGGCCTGGAGCAGAACACTGTCATCGTCATCTATAGTGATCATGGCATGGAGTTCTTTGAACACGAGACATGGGGGCAAGGAAACAGCGTCATGGGTGACCATAGCGCACATGTCCCATTAATCATCAAGGACCCGCGTAAACCACCAGGCGGCACGGTTTCACGCATCACGCGGAGCGTGGACCTTGCACCCACCCTGCTGGATCTTCTTGGCATGGAACAACCACCGGAGATGGATGGGGTCTCGCTTGCGCCCTATATGGAAAACCGCGACATCGACCTTGGCTTGACTGCTCACAATGAAACTGGCATCTGGTTAACAACACCTCCGGGAATGCCTCCGGATCATCTGCATTACCCCGACCTGCCTGATTTGCTCGAAGTACCGGACAAGCGGAACGGTACTCTGGCGATCAAGCCGGAATATCAGAAAATTATCGTCAGCGCGAAAGATCGGATGATTAGAACCGAAAGATGGAAGCTCACCTATCAGCCGATGCGTAATGGAGAAATCTACAAATTGTTTGACCTGCTAAATGACCCCGGGTGCTACTCGAACGTGCTTGATCTGCACCCCGAGGTTGCAGAAGATCTGCGGCAAAAACTCAGGGCGTGGATGGAGGTTGATTTGGCTATTGCAATTCGGGCGGAGGGCAAAAGCGGCACCACGGGTTAG
- a CDS encoding tetratricopeptide repeat protein, whose amino-acid sequence MNELIPDCPLAPKPFALSLSKGRSWFGKLTTNGVVRSISPNGQSGLISKRRRCASNDALLVTALLFFSGSAGAGYAMTARDVQMLPSFCHQLSADNYEANAQAYRVAGSFPAGMPHGHHYCHGLKSIARATAQSANKGARQEELQAAVGEFRYVLGHTEVSPEYYSYLAMVKADLGRVYDRLGKVADSSREFMEAIRLKPDYVAAYIGLIDFYRKLGSREDALKTASEGLTRSPESKTLQRRYRELGGKLPYPAPINGEPKTASPAELPASNTAAPGNGNDTTVAAPPVAPSQMDDQKQPQEAKPQESKIGSPTNPWCRFCPPPELQ is encoded by the coding sequence ATGAATGAATTGATCCCAGATTGTCCATTAGCCCCAAAACCGTTCGCCCTGAGCCTGTCGAAGGGCCGTTCATGGTTCGGCAAGCTCACCACGAACGGCGTTGTGCGCTCTATTTCGCCTAATGGACAATCTGGGTTGATATCTAAAAGAAGACGCTGCGCTTCAAACGATGCCTTGCTGGTGACTGCCCTGCTGTTTTTTTCGGGCAGCGCCGGCGCAGGCTATGCGATGACGGCAAGAGATGTGCAAATGCTGCCATCCTTTTGCCACCAACTCTCGGCTGACAACTATGAAGCCAATGCCCAAGCATACCGGGTCGCTGGCTCTTTTCCGGCAGGGATGCCCCATGGCCATCATTACTGCCATGGATTGAAATCTATCGCGCGTGCCACGGCACAGTCCGCAAACAAGGGTGCAAGGCAAGAGGAGTTGCAAGCTGCAGTGGGTGAGTTCCGGTATGTATTGGGCCATACCGAAGTGTCCCCGGAGTACTATTCCTACCTGGCTATGGTCAAAGCGGATCTCGGACGGGTTTATGATCGCCTGGGAAAGGTTGCGGATAGTTCGCGGGAGTTTATGGAGGCGATCCGCCTGAAGCCTGACTATGTTGCGGCTTATATTGGCTTGATCGACTTCTACCGGAAACTTGGCAGCCGCGAAGATGCGTTAAAAACTGCCAGTGAAGGACTCACTCGCTCGCCGGAGTCCAAGACATTGCAGCGGCGCTATCGTGAATTGGGTGGAAAATTGCCTTATCCTGCGCCTATCAATGGCGAACCGAAGACGGCCAGTCCGGCCGAATTACCTGCGAGCAATACGGCAGCGCCCGGCAATGGGAATGACACAACAGTGGCGGCGCCACCCGTAGCACCTTCCCAGATGGATGATCAAAAACAGCCCCAGGAAGCCAAGCCTCAAGAGTCCAAAATAGGCTCCCCAACTAACCCGTGGTGCCGCTTTTGCCCTCCGCCCGAATTGCAATAG
- a CDS encoding GGDEF domain-containing protein: MTIAQQQATSNFIYTDSGPDYLSRLSPSDDIVVKTPALDKASHLSYVLQTTLEVDQVLSLFFQEIRKLVPYDSIAYSHLPQSIEITEGKRARHSGSYRLTIGELWLGELIFTRKKKFTEAETMLIEHLLCGLVYPLRNALMYKQAVEAALKDPLTGVNNRVAMDATLQREVELAHRYGTPLSLIAMDIDHFKRVNDTYGHAIGDCALKTVANAAVASIRSTDILFRYGGEEFVVLLSNTSEEGALCLAERIRQKVQTAKYICNEAMIASTVSLGVAFLSERESPPSLLSRADQALYQAKAAGRNCVKLA, translated from the coding sequence ATGACTATCGCTCAACAACAAGCCACCAGTAATTTCATCTACACGGATTCCGGCCCAGACTATCTGTCGCGGCTCTCGCCATCAGACGATATTGTTGTAAAAACACCCGCGTTGGATAAGGCCTCGCATCTTTCATATGTTCTGCAAACGACGCTGGAAGTCGATCAAGTGCTGAGCTTGTTCTTCCAGGAAATCAGAAAACTGGTTCCCTATGACAGCATCGCCTACAGCCATCTTCCACAGAGCATAGAGATCACTGAGGGCAAACGGGCGCGCCACTCGGGCAGCTACCGGCTGACCATCGGTGAACTATGGCTGGGGGAATTGATCTTTACACGGAAGAAGAAGTTCACCGAAGCGGAAACAATGCTGATTGAGCACCTGCTTTGCGGTCTCGTTTACCCGTTACGAAATGCGCTGATGTACAAACAGGCCGTGGAAGCCGCGCTCAAGGATCCACTGACTGGCGTGAACAACCGCGTCGCCATGGATGCCACTTTGCAGCGCGAAGTCGAGCTTGCCCACAGGTACGGCACCCCCCTGTCTCTTATCGCCATGGATATCGATCATTTCAAACGCGTCAACGACACCTATGGACATGCCATTGGCGATTGCGCCCTTAAAACCGTAGCTAATGCCGCCGTCGCCAGCATACGCAGCACAGACATCCTGTTTCGCTATGGCGGAGAGGAGTTCGTAGTCTTATTAAGCAACACCTCCGAAGAAGGTGCGCTTTGCCTGGCCGAGCGTATCCGCCAGAAAGTGCAGACGGCAAAATACATATGCAACGAGGCAATGATCGCCTCTACTGTCAGCCTCGGCGTTGCGTTTTTAAGTGAGCGGGAGAGTCCTCCGTCTCTGCTCTCCAGGGCGGATCAGGCACTATATCAGGCCAAGGCAGCGGGGCGTAACTGCGTCAAACTGGCATAG
- a CDS encoding agmatine deiminase family protein: MLTWPHEHSDWSATLREVEPVFVEIAHQISLRERVVISCWDEEHLAHVERLLKHAGAVLDQISLYAVPSNDTWARDHGPITVLEKGNTPRLLDFTFNGWGCKFDAGLDNQLTYRLHAAGAFNVTPLQNIDVVLEGGSIEVDGVGTLLTTRRCLMSPMRNPHLNQQQVESLLGQLLGVDRFLWLDNGYLAGDDTDSHIDTLARFCDARTIAYVACDDHGDEHYPELKAMEEELKAFRTRDGQPYHLVPLPWPQAKYEEEGHRLPATYANFLIINSAVLVPTYDDPADEVALARIKDCFPQREVIGIPCLPLIMQHGSLHCVTMQLPDGAL; the protein is encoded by the coding sequence ATGCTCACCTGGCCGCATGAACACAGTGACTGGTCCGCCACACTTAGAGAGGTTGAACCGGTCTTTGTCGAGATCGCACACCAGATCAGCCTGCGCGAACGAGTGGTAATCTCTTGCTGGGACGAGGAACACCTTGCCCACGTAGAGCGGCTTTTGAAGCACGCAGGCGCGGTTCTCGATCAAATCTCACTCTATGCCGTTCCGTCCAACGATACCTGGGCGCGCGACCATGGGCCGATCACTGTGCTTGAAAAAGGCAACACACCTCGTCTGCTCGATTTCACCTTTAATGGCTGGGGTTGCAAATTCGACGCGGGACTGGACAACCAGCTGACATATCGACTGCACGCGGCAGGGGCGTTCAATGTGACGCCATTACAAAACATCGACGTGGTTTTGGAAGGCGGCAGCATAGAGGTGGATGGTGTCGGCACGCTACTGACCACGCGCCGCTGCCTGATGTCACCGATGCGCAATCCGCACTTGAATCAACAGCAGGTGGAGTCACTGCTAGGCCAGCTGCTGGGCGTGGATCGCTTTCTGTGGCTGGATAACGGCTATCTTGCCGGAGACGACACCGACAGCCATATTGACACCTTGGCGCGCTTTTGCGATGCGCGCACCATCGCCTATGTCGCGTGCGATGATCACGGTGACGAACACTATCCAGAGTTGAAGGCCATGGAGGAAGAACTCAAAGCCTTTCGCACACGTGACGGTCAACCCTATCATCTGGTTCCACTCCCCTGGCCGCAGGCAAAATACGAAGAAGAAGGACATCGACTGCCTGCCACCTATGCCAACTTCTTGATCATCAATAGCGCCGTGCTGGTACCTACTTATGACGATCCAGCTGATGAGGTTGCGCTGGCACGGATCAAGGACTGTTTTCCGCAGCGGGAGGTTATCGGCATCCCCTGCCTGCCATTAATCATGCAGCATGGCAGCCTGCACTGCGTTACCATGCAATTACCTGATGGGGCATTATGA
- a CDS encoding carbon-nitrogen hydrolase, with protein sequence MKANTLKVGLIQHTCGNDRTANLGRTIAGIREAAAQGARLVLLQELHTGIYFCQAEDTRYFDLAETIPGPSTEQLGKIAAELQVVIVASLFERRAAGLYHNTAVVFETDGSIAGKYRKMHIPDDPGFYEKFYFTPGDLGFNPIKTSVGRLGVLVCWDQWFPEAARLMALAGADLLLYPTAIGWNPDDDTQEKSRQRDAWITIQRAHAIANGLPVLACNRTGFEADPSGHTEGIQFWGSSFVAGPQGEMLALAPADSPSVLVTEIDINRSEQVRRIWPYLRDRRIDAYEELMRRYRD encoded by the coding sequence ATGAAAGCGAACACACTCAAAGTCGGTCTGATCCAGCACACCTGCGGCAATGACCGTACGGCAAACCTTGGCCGCACGATTGCCGGCATTCGCGAGGCTGCCGCGCAAGGTGCGCGGCTTGTGCTGTTACAAGAGCTGCACACCGGCATCTATTTCTGCCAGGCCGAAGACACACGCTATTTCGATCTGGCCGAAACCATCCCCGGCCCCAGCACGGAACAACTCGGGAAGATCGCCGCAGAGCTGCAAGTGGTTATCGTTGCATCCTTGTTTGAACGCCGCGCCGCTGGGCTTTATCACAACACCGCCGTGGTATTCGAAACCGATGGCAGCATCGCGGGAAAATACCGAAAAATGCACATCCCCGACGACCCTGGTTTTTACGAAAAATTCTATTTCACTCCGGGCGACCTCGGCTTCAACCCGATCAAAACCTCTGTTGGGCGCCTTGGCGTACTGGTGTGCTGGGACCAATGGTTCCCGGAGGCCGCGCGGCTCATGGCGCTGGCGGGTGCCGATCTGTTGCTCTACCCTACTGCCATCGGCTGGAACCCAGACGATGATACACAGGAGAAATCACGCCAGCGTGACGCCTGGATCACCATCCAGCGTGCCCACGCCATCGCCAACGGCCTGCCGGTACTCGCATGCAACCGCACCGGGTTTGAAGCGGACCCCTCAGGCCATACGGAAGGAATACAGTTCTGGGGCTCCAGCTTTGTCGCGGGTCCTCAAGGTGAAATGCTGGCATTAGCACCGGCAGATTCACCCTCTGTTTTGGTGACAGAGATTGATATTAACCGCAGCGAACAGGTACGGCGCATCTGGCCCTATCTGCGCGACCGGCGTATCGATGCCTATGAGGAATTAATGCGTCGTTATCGTGATTAA